One stretch of Halapricum desulfuricans DNA includes these proteins:
- a CDS encoding TrmB family transcriptional regulator, translating into MDADELRRALESADLTKYEAEAYLTLIEYGQLAAVDVSSKSSIPTSQVYETLRSLEEQGFVETIERDRLHAEPKEPSEILAQLRTHGELLTAAADELEDRWEEPELDDHRVSVVKQPETVYKHVRSRLEDATVSADLTVSFDQLKLLLPELEAAADRDVFIRIHLYDEPDLHEKATSLGLADSNLNIRVGTIPGPFIAIIDRNSLFFAPNSRADEDYGILMNDNILSFITHWYFLSCQWHVWEPLFGSGRHWTEYDSLEEFMRDIVPLFDDGAEIQLTVRGNYIDSREECREQGELVEAFYPTRYIGSGSELSLEDLSSYATIYIDTGEEVLSVGSWGAVYEDIEAHRITITDIQFPYGTH; encoded by the coding sequence ATGGACGCCGATGAGCTACGACGTGCACTCGAAAGCGCCGACCTCACGAAGTACGAGGCAGAAGCGTATCTGACCCTCATCGAGTACGGACAGCTGGCCGCTGTCGATGTTTCGAGCAAGTCTTCGATACCGACCTCGCAGGTGTACGAGACGCTCAGGTCACTCGAAGAACAGGGGTTCGTAGAGACAATCGAGCGGGATCGCCTGCACGCCGAGCCCAAGGAGCCGAGCGAGATACTCGCCCAGTTGCGTACGCACGGAGAACTGCTGACCGCGGCGGCCGACGAGCTGGAGGATCGCTGGGAAGAGCCGGAACTGGACGATCACAGAGTCAGTGTAGTGAAGCAGCCGGAAACGGTGTACAAACACGTCCGTAGTCGCCTGGAGGACGCGACCGTCTCTGCGGACCTGACTGTGAGTTTCGACCAGCTGAAACTGCTGTTGCCGGAACTTGAGGCGGCCGCCGATCGCGACGTCTTCATCCGGATCCATCTCTACGACGAGCCGGATCTGCATGAGAAGGCCACGTCGCTCGGGCTGGCGGACTCGAACCTGAATATCCGCGTGGGGACGATCCCCGGCCCGTTTATCGCGATCATCGATCGCAACTCGCTGTTCTTCGCGCCGAACTCCCGTGCTGACGAGGATTACGGGATCCTGATGAACGACAACATTCTCTCGTTTATCACCCACTGGTACTTCTTGAGCTGTCAATGGCACGTGTGGGAGCCGCTGTTCGGGTCGGGCCGGCACTGGACAGAGTACGATTCGCTTGAAGAGTTCATGCGGGACATCGTCCCGCTGTTTGACGATGGGGCAGAAATACAGCTCACGGTTCGCGGCAATTACATCGATTCCCGTGAAGAGTGCAGAGAACAGGGAGAGCTCGTCGAGGCGTTCTATCCGACCCGATACATCGGCAGCGGTTCCGAACTGTCACTCGAGGACCTCTCGAGTTACGCTACAATCTACATCGATACCGGCGAAGAAGTGCTGTCTGTTGGTTCCTGGGGGGCAGTCTACGAGGACATCGAGGCACACCGAATTACGATCACGGACATCCAGTTCCCGTACGGGACTCACTGA
- the secY gene encoding preprotein translocase subunit SecY, which yields MSWKDTAEPLLTRMPSVERPDRHVPFKRKLAWTAGVLVLYFFLTNVFLFGLERGAGSDAFGRFRSILAGGQGTIVHLGIGPIVTGSIVLQLLGGANLLGLDTQNNPRDQVLYQGLQKLLVIAMVVLTGFPMVFAGNFLPASETLSQTFPGGEFGVNMLMFGQVFVGGVLILYMDEVISKWGVGSGVGLFIIAGVSQRLIGGIIAIEALPGGTLGIIPAYIRMALGSLPVTAENLFFGFQSGSGQISGILAIVTTILIFVIVVYAESVRVEIPLSHARVKGARGRFPVKLIYASVLPMILVRALQQNIQFIGQLLNSQTSVPAWVGQYSDGQPISGLFYYLAPIQTRRDWMWFVDNPVGNPEVWQILLRVSVDLTFMVIGGAIFAIFWVETTDMGPEATAQQIQNSGMQIPGFRQNPGVLEKVLERYIPQVTVIGGALVGLLAVGANMLGTIGGVSGTGLLLTVSITYKLYEEIAEEQLMEMHPMMRQMFG from the coding sequence ATGAGCTGGAAGGACACCGCCGAACCGCTGCTCACCCGCATGCCCTCCGTGGAGCGGCCCGACCGACACGTGCCGTTCAAACGGAAGCTCGCATGGACCGCCGGCGTGCTGGTCCTGTATTTCTTCCTGACGAACGTGTTCCTGTTCGGGCTCGAGCGCGGTGCCGGCAGCGACGCGTTCGGCCGCTTCCGATCGATCCTCGCGGGCGGACAGGGGACGATCGTTCACCTCGGTATCGGCCCGATCGTCACGGGGAGCATCGTCCTGCAACTGCTGGGCGGTGCGAACCTGCTGGGGCTCGACACCCAGAACAACCCCCGCGATCAGGTCCTCTATCAGGGGCTGCAGAAGCTGCTCGTGATCGCGATGGTCGTCCTGACGGGATTCCCGATGGTGTTCGCCGGGAACTTCCTGCCGGCGAGTGAGACCCTCTCCCAGACGTTCCCGGGCGGCGAGTTCGGGGTGAACATGCTCATGTTCGGGCAGGTGTTCGTCGGCGGTGTCCTCATCCTGTACATGGACGAGGTGATCAGCAAGTGGGGCGTCGGCAGCGGCGTCGGGCTGTTCATCATCGCCGGCGTGAGCCAGCGGCTCATCGGCGGGATCATCGCCATCGAGGCACTCCCAGGTGGGACGCTCGGTATCATCCCGGCGTACATTCGGATGGCGCTCGGCAGTCTGCCCGTCACCGCTGAGAACCTCTTCTTCGGGTTCCAGAGCGGGAGCGGACAGATTTCGGGCATCCTCGCGATCGTCACGACGATCCTTATCTTCGTGATCGTCGTCTACGCCGAGTCAGTCCGGGTCGAGATCCCGCTGAGTCACGCCCGGGTCAAGGGTGCACGTGGACGCTTCCCGGTCAAACTCATCTACGCGAGCGTCCTGCCGATGATCCTCGTGCGGGCGCTCCAGCAGAACATCCAGTTCATCGGGCAGCTGCTCAACTCCCAGACGTCGGTACCGGCCTGGGTCGGGCAGTACTCGGACGGGCAGCCCATCAGCGGGCTGTTCTACTATCTGGCGCCGATTCAGACGCGCCGGGACTGGATGTGGTTCGTCGATAATCCGGTGGGGAATCCGGAAGTCTGGCAGATCCTGCTTCGGGTGTCCGTGGACCTGACGTTCATGGTCATCGGCGGTGCGATCTTCGCCATCTTCTGGGTCGAGACGACCGACATGGGGCCGGAAGCGACGGCCCAGCAGATCCAGAACTCCGGAATGCAGATCCCCGGGTTCCGACAGAACCCCGGCGTCCTCGAGAAGGTGCTCGAGCGCTACATCCCGCAGGTGACTGTCATCGGCGGTGCGCTCGTCGGCTTGCTCGCCGTCGGCGCGAACATGCTCGGGACGATCGGTGGCGTCTCCGGAACGGGGCTGCTGCTGACCGTCTCGATCACCTACAAGCTCTACGAGGAGATCGCCGAAGAACAGCTCATGGAGATGCACCCCATGATGCGCCAGATGTTCGGCTAA
- the aroA gene encoding 3-phosphoshikimate 1-carboxyvinyltransferase yields MDADISKSTVGGTVQAPPSKSYTHRAILAAGYAGGATVRDPLVSADTKATMGAVEAYGGSVDHRDDRLEVVGFDGRPEVPDDVIDCENSGTTMRLVTATAALSDGLTVLTGDDSLRSRPQGPLLDAIEQLDGRAESTRANGQAPLVVGGPVAGGRVSIPGDVSSQYITALLMAGAITDEGVEIGLETELKSAPYVDITIEVLEAFGVETASTPDGFTVAGGQSYDPAGGEYTVPGDFSSISYLLAMGALAAPDGLTVTGAYPSAQGDSAIVDVLQRMGADLSWDRDAGEIHVSKSDLTGVEVSVADTPDLLPTIAVLGAVADGATTIVDCEHVRYKETDRVAAMAEALTAMGASIEEEHDRLTIHGGDSDLDGTTVDGRADHRIIMSLSVAGLVADGTTTVEGIEHVDVSFPDFFDELEALGGTVNRLRD; encoded by the coding sequence ATGGACGCAGACATCTCCAAGTCGACGGTCGGCGGAACGGTCCAGGCCCCGCCCTCGAAGAGTTACACACACCGGGCAATTTTGGCTGCCGGTTACGCCGGGGGTGCGACAGTCCGGGATCCGCTGGTCAGCGCCGACACGAAGGCGACAATGGGTGCGGTCGAAGCCTACGGCGGGTCGGTCGACCACCGGGACGACCGCCTCGAAGTGGTCGGCTTCGACGGTCGACCCGAGGTCCCCGACGACGTGATCGACTGTGAAAACAGCGGGACGACCATGCGGCTCGTGACCGCGACGGCCGCGCTAAGCGACGGACTGACGGTCCTCACCGGGGACGACTCGCTTCGTTCGCGCCCGCAGGGCCCGCTGCTCGACGCCATCGAGCAGCTCGACGGTCGCGCGGAGAGCACCCGGGCGAACGGTCAGGCTCCGCTGGTCGTCGGCGGTCCCGTAGCGGGCGGGCGCGTCTCGATCCCGGGCGACGTCTCCTCGCAGTACATCACGGCCCTGCTGATGGCCGGCGCGATCACCGACGAGGGCGTCGAGATCGGTCTCGAAACCGAACTCAAGTCCGCGCCGTACGTCGACATCACGATCGAGGTTCTGGAGGCGTTCGGCGTCGAGACTGCATCGACTCCCGACGGGTTCACGGTCGCCGGCGGGCAATCCTACGACCCGGCCGGCGGCGAGTACACCGTCCCCGGCGACTTCTCGTCGATCTCGTATCTGCTGGCGATGGGCGCGCTGGCCGCACCGGACGGACTCACTGTCACTGGTGCGTATCCGAGCGCACAGGGTGATTCGGCGATTGTCGACGTGCTCCAGCGGATGGGTGCGGACCTCTCCTGGGACCGCGATGCGGGCGAGATTCACGTCAGCAAGTCCGATCTCACGGGCGTCGAAGTCAGCGTCGCGGACACGCCGGACCTCCTGCCGACGATCGCCGTCCTCGGGGCGGTCGCCGACGGGGCGACGACGATCGTCGACTGTGAACACGTCCGGTACAAGGAGACCGACCGCGTCGCCGCGATGGCCGAGGCGCTCACCGCGATGGGCGCGTCGATCGAAGAGGAACACGACAGGTTGACCATCCACGGCGGGGACAGCGACCTCGACGGGACGACCGTCGACGGCCGGGCCGATCACCGGATCATCATGTCGCTGTCGGTCGCGGGACTCGTCGCTGACGGAACGACGACTGTCGAGGGGATCGAACACGTCGACGTCTCGTTCCCCGACTTCTTCGACGAACTCGAAGCACTCGGCGGTACTGTGAATCGGTTGCGCGACTGA
- the thiD gene encoding bifunctional hydroxymethylpyrimidine kinase/phosphomethylpyrimidine kinase — translation MARQEAPVSPPVVLTIAGSDSGGGAGIQADLKTIEAGGAFGTSAITSVTAQNTQGVRDSHLLPIEDIEAQIDAVLEDFDVAAVKTGMLATADVIETVLEYADRLPNLVVDPVMVAASGDRLLEPDAEDVYEELIAESTLVTPNADEAAVLTGIDPGNEGEAREVGEQLVELGADAALVKGGHIPVPEATDVLVTADGVTTIRHPRVETNATHGSGCTLSSAIATRLAHGDDLTAAVESGVDLLSRAIRYNLDVGEGPGAVHHTVGARDRAARERTAETVEGIVSALIDREVTPVVDSAGLDVVGATPYAEHEHEVAAVEGRVARTLSGLRPNRGVRFGASGRTAELLLNAREERPDLSFACRCRNDSRVETAIAELGWETIALGRHGGPGRVEEHISPETVALLDHRTDSTIVLAERAPALRERVVTLAETIE, via the coding sequence ATGGCTCGACAGGAAGCTCCCGTGTCGCCGCCAGTCGTGTTGACGATCGCGGGTAGCGACTCCGGCGGCGGGGCCGGGATTCAGGCCGATCTCAAGACGATCGAGGCCGGTGGCGCGTTCGGGACGAGCGCGATCACCAGCGTCACCGCACAGAACACGCAGGGCGTCCGGGATTCGCATCTACTCCCGATCGAAGACATCGAGGCGCAGATCGACGCCGTCCTCGAGGACTTCGACGTGGCGGCGGTCAAGACGGGGATGCTCGCGACCGCGGACGTGATCGAGACGGTCCTCGAGTACGCTGATCGCCTGCCGAACCTCGTGGTCGATCCGGTGATGGTCGCCGCCTCCGGGGACCGGCTGCTCGAACCCGACGCCGAAGACGTCTACGAGGAATTGATCGCCGAGTCGACGCTCGTGACGCCCAACGCCGACGAGGCGGCCGTCCTGACGGGAATCGATCCCGGAAACGAGGGCGAGGCACGAGAGGTAGGCGAACAGCTCGTGGAACTCGGTGCCGACGCCGCGCTGGTCAAGGGCGGCCACATCCCCGTTCCCGAGGCGACCGACGTGCTGGTCACGGCCGACGGCGTGACGACGATCCGCCACCCGCGGGTCGAGACGAACGCGACACACGGCTCGGGCTGTACGCTCTCGAGCGCGATCGCGACGCGGCTGGCCCACGGCGACGACCTCACGGCGGCCGTCGAGTCGGGGGTCGACCTGCTCTCGCGGGCGATCCGGTATAACCTCGACGTCGGCGAGGGGCCGGGCGCGGTCCATCACACCGTCGGGGCGCGCGACCGGGCCGCCCGCGAGCGGACCGCCGAGACCGTCGAGGGTATCGTCTCGGCGTTGATCGACCGGGAGGTCACGCCGGTCGTCGATTCGGCCGGGCTCGACGTGGTCGGGGCGACCCCCTACGCCGAGCACGAACACGAGGTCGCGGCCGTCGAAGGGCGAGTCGCCCGGACGCTGTCGGGGCTGCGCCCGAACCGCGGCGTCCGTTTCGGTGCGTCCGGCCGGACTGCCGAACTCCTACTCAACGCCCGCGAGGAACGGCCCGACCTGTCCTTTGCCTGCCGGTGTCGCAACGATTCGCGGGTCGAAACGGCCATTGCGGAACTGGGCTGGGAGACGATCGCCCTCGGGCGCCACGGCGGACCCGGCCGGGTCGAGGAGCATATCAGCCCGGAGACGGTCGCACTGCTCGACCACCGGACAGACTCGACAATCGTCCTCGCCGAGCGCGCGCCCGCGTTGCGGGAACGCGTCGTGACGCTGGCCGAAACGATCGAATAG
- a CDS encoding CopG family transcriptional regulator codes for MPTRYTVVCDDDLSRAVERLAHENDLTEEEVLRQLLDIGLETVESKSIETVR; via the coding sequence ATGCCGACCCGGTACACTGTCGTCTGTGACGACGATCTATCGCGGGCGGTCGAGCGATTGGCACACGAAAACGACCTCACGGAAGAGGAAGTGTTGCGACAGTTACTCGATATCGGCCTCGAAACAGTCGAGTCGAAGAGCATCGAGACCGTCCGATGA
- a CDS encoding glycoside hydrolase family 3 N-terminal domain-containing protein: MANMDERRQYRDETLPVEDRVEDLLDRMTLREKVGQLVGTWAGDLDSVKDVDDVATEIVEHGVGAVASFGWAGAHDQRLENVVDTVNQLQDVARSETRLGIPLLFSVDAVHGHAYVSEGTAFPNGLGMAATWDESLTESVAEVTAAEVRASGAHQNYSPTCDVARDPRWGRTFETFGESPYLVGQLAAAKVRGYQGDDLRDPDSVVATAKHFPAYGEPTRGEDASPVETSDYVLRNTFLPPFIDALEAGAESVMPCYNAVNGDPAHGSRRILQTLLRENLGFDGTTVSDWHGVEMLHENHRVTPDHRGSVRLTREAGLDIASVDTVDHADHLRSLVEDGEIDESVVDQSVRRVLRLKFELGLFEDPFVDLSTATDVVGSDEHRADALAAARKSMTLLSNDGTLPLDADADILVAGPNADDPIHQLGGWSVPDPEGTDIVTIRDGIESLADGTVTYERGAGIASTEDVDAAARAAEDADVAVVAVGENWYLHEFGPNETSGTDNDEFPNRTQLDLPDAQRELLEAIEATGTPIIGVLVTGRPLAVNWLAEHAAGLLMAYYPGTMGGQAVAETLFGDNEPSGRLPISVPRSAGHLPTRFNYLRHPTPIGEEEHPDSYDPLFAFGHGESYAEFEFGDIELSETTIGPHGTATVSVPVANTSDRTGSTVVQAYVSDDVSSRVTPVKELRGFDRVTLDAGESGTATIQISAQSLGLVQADGSRTTEPGAYTIEVAEQEATLTVEPGSD; this comes from the coding sequence ATGGCGAATATGGACGAGCGACGACAGTACAGAGACGAGACGCTACCGGTCGAAGATCGGGTCGAAGACCTTCTCGATCGGATGACACTTCGAGAGAAGGTCGGCCAGCTCGTGGGCACTTGGGCGGGCGATCTCGATTCGGTGAAAGACGTCGACGATGTCGCGACCGAGATCGTCGAGCACGGTGTCGGGGCCGTAGCGTCCTTCGGCTGGGCCGGCGCTCACGACCAGCGACTGGAGAATGTCGTCGACACTGTCAATCAACTTCAGGATGTCGCTCGATCCGAGACGAGACTCGGGATCCCACTTCTGTTCAGCGTGGACGCCGTCCACGGGCACGCCTACGTGTCGGAGGGGACGGCGTTTCCCAACGGGCTCGGGATGGCGGCGACCTGGGACGAATCGCTGACCGAGTCCGTCGCTGAGGTCACGGCGGCTGAGGTACGGGCCAGTGGCGCACACCAAAACTACTCGCCGACCTGTGACGTCGCCCGGGACCCCAGATGGGGTCGGACCTTCGAGACGTTCGGCGAGAGCCCCTATCTGGTTGGGCAGTTGGCTGCGGCGAAAGTCCGCGGCTATCAGGGCGACGACTTGCGTGATCCGGATTCAGTGGTCGCGACCGCGAAGCACTTCCCGGCCTACGGCGAGCCGACCCGTGGTGAAGACGCCTCACCCGTCGAGACGTCCGACTACGTCCTTCGGAACACGTTCCTGCCGCCGTTCATCGACGCACTCGAGGCGGGCGCCGAGTCGGTGATGCCGTGTTACAACGCCGTCAACGGCGACCCCGCCCACGGGTCACGTCGCATTCTCCAGACGCTGCTCCGTGAGAATCTGGGCTTCGACGGCACGACCGTCTCTGACTGGCACGGCGTGGAGATGCTTCACGAGAACCACCGTGTTACGCCCGATCACCGCGGGTCCGTCCGACTCACCCGTGAGGCAGGGCTGGATATCGCGTCCGTCGACACTGTCGACCACGCCGACCACCTCCGATCGCTGGTCGAGGACGGTGAGATCGACGAGTCGGTCGTCGATCAAAGCGTCCGACGGGTACTGCGTTTGAAGTTCGAACTCGGCCTGTTCGAGGACCCGTTCGTCGATCTGTCGACCGCCACGGACGTGGTCGGGTCCGACGAACACAGAGCAGACGCACTGGCTGCCGCCCGGAAGTCGATGACGCTGCTCTCCAACGACGGAACCTTGCCGCTGGACGCCGACGCCGATATCCTCGTGGCAGGGCCGAACGCGGACGATCCGATCCACCAGCTCGGTGGCTGGAGCGTTCCCGACCCCGAAGGAACGGATATCGTCACGATCCGGGACGGGATCGAGTCGCTGGCCGACGGGACCGTCACCTACGAGCGCGGCGCTGGCATCGCCTCGACCGAGGACGTGGACGCGGCCGCACGGGCCGCCGAGGACGCCGACGTGGCCGTTGTCGCGGTCGGCGAGAACTGGTATCTCCACGAGTTCGGCCCGAACGAGACCAGCGGCACGGACAACGACGAGTTCCCCAACAGGACCCAGCTCGACTTGCCGGACGCCCAGCGCGAACTCCTCGAGGCGATCGAAGCGACGGGCACACCCATTATCGGAGTGCTGGTCACCGGCCGGCCACTCGCGGTGAACTGGCTCGCTGAACACGCCGCCGGCCTGTTGATGGCGTACTACCCCGGAACGATGGGCGGGCAGGCGGTGGCAGAGACGCTGTTCGGTGACAACGAGCCCAGCGGCCGCCTCCCGATTTCTGTTCCGCGGTCCGCCGGCCACCTGCCGACGCGTTTCAACTATCTGCGGCACCCGACGCCGATCGGCGAGGAAGAACACCCCGACTCCTACGACCCGCTGTTCGCGTTCGGGCACGGCGAGAGCTACGCCGAGTTCGAATTCGGCGACATTGAGCTGAGCGAAACCACGATCGGACCGCACGGCACGGCCACCGTGTCGGTCCCGGTCGCGAACACGAGCGACCGGACGGGATCGACAGTCGTACAGGCGTACGTCAGCGACGACGTCAGTTCGCGAGTGACTCCCGTGAAAGAGCTCCGTGGGTTCGACCGCGTGACGCTCGACGCCGGCGAATCGGGCACGGCGACAATCCAGATCTCGGCGCAGTCGCTCGGGCTCGTTCAGGCCGACGGGAGTCGGACGACCGAGCCCGGTGCATACACAATCGAGGTCGCAGAGCAGGAAGCGACGTTGACTGTCGAGCCGGGGTCTGACTAG
- a CDS encoding DUF7384 family protein → MTDGSPARVVADADVLAADLLVGGPAREALDHVRRHSWMTLLASHPLLEDTEAVVAELADPALGAAHRERLAAATERVDHPADDHPALATAYRGGAGQLLSYDGPLRSAKTGLSVQPHANLSVRPPDAFARLFDSKSLYELVEGGSYPGPDSDPRA, encoded by the coding sequence ATGACTGACGGATCGCCGGCCCGGGTCGTCGCCGACGCGGACGTACTCGCGGCGGACCTGCTCGTCGGCGGTCCGGCCCGCGAGGCGCTCGATCACGTCCGTCGCCACTCCTGGATGACGCTGCTTGCCAGCCACCCACTCCTCGAGGACACCGAGGCGGTCGTGGCCGAGCTCGCCGACCCGGCGCTCGGGGCCGCCCACCGCGAGCGACTGGCGGCGGCGACGGAGCGCGTCGACCACCCGGCTGACGACCACCCGGCGCTGGCGACGGCCTACCGGGGCGGCGCCGGGCAGTTGCTGAGTTACGACGGGCCGCTCCGATCGGCGAAGACGGGGCTATCCGTCCAACCACACGCGAACCTGAGCGTCCGTCCCCCGGACGCGTTCGCCCGCCTGTTCGACTCCAAGAGCCTCTACGAACTGGTCGAGGGCGGCTCGTATCCCGGTCCGGACAGCGATCCGCGCGCGTAG
- a CDS encoding geranylgeranyl reductase family protein gives MHDFVVVGAGPAGSRFARRAAEIGHDVVVFEQGAIGEPLACSGHVSTDVWEFTPDGAREALLQNEIYGARFRLGGPDSEAYPFYKETVVSNVIDRVGLDRWLAEAARDAGADVRDHHTVTAVEEHRDRVEVTVRGPDGVETHEARLVAGADGPRSKVRSELGLPEPGELLHGVLGFEESPDDADFVDVHLTVPGFFAWRIPRAGAGVEYGLAASPGAEVGEWFEAFTDSYGAETTNRCSGLIPIGPPETVTSGRAFLVGDAAAQTKPFTGGGIRYGMIAADRAAETVDPRDPATLDDYESGWRSELGREIRLGAWIRRGYSLPQAIQRLGLGLFSGEIGVHMDEPSTLFSREQLRAMFSRS, from the coding sequence ATGCACGATTTCGTCGTCGTCGGAGCGGGACCGGCTGGCTCGCGGTTTGCACGCCGGGCTGCCGAGATCGGCCACGACGTGGTCGTCTTCGAACAGGGGGCGATCGGCGAGCCGCTGGCGTGTTCGGGCCACGTAAGCACCGATGTCTGGGAATTCACGCCAGACGGTGCGCGTGAGGCGTTACTCCAGAACGAGATCTACGGGGCGCGCTTTCGCCTTGGAGGCCCGGACAGCGAGGCCTATCCCTTCTACAAGGAGACGGTCGTCTCGAACGTCATCGACCGCGTGGGGCTCGACCGCTGGCTCGCCGAGGCCGCCCGCGACGCGGGCGCTGACGTCCGAGACCACCACACTGTCACTGCAGTCGAGGAGCACCGCGACCGCGTCGAGGTCACGGTTCGCGGCCCCGACGGCGTCGAAACGCACGAGGCGCGGCTGGTCGCCGGCGCGGACGGTCCGCGCTCGAAAGTCCGGAGCGAACTCGGACTGCCCGAACCCGGGGAGTTGCTTCACGGCGTGCTGGGCTTCGAGGAGTCGCCCGACGACGCGGACTTCGTCGACGTGCACCTGACCGTCCCCGGGTTTTTCGCCTGGCGGATCCCCCGCGCCGGGGCCGGCGTCGAGTACGGTCTCGCGGCCAGCCCCGGCGCGGAGGTCGGCGAGTGGTTCGAGGCGTTTACCGACAGCTACGGTGCGGAGACGACCAACCGATGTTCGGGACTGATTCCGATCGGACCACCCGAGACAGTCACGAGCGGGCGGGCGTTTCTGGTGGGCGACGCCGCCGCACAGACCAAGCCGTTCACCGGCGGCGGGATCCGCTACGGCATGATAGCCGCCGATCGGGCCGCCGAGACCGTCGATCCCCGCGATCCGGCGACGCTCGACGATTACGAGTCGGGTTGGCGATCGGAACTGGGCCGAGAGATCCGACTCGGTGCGTGGATCCGGCGCGGCTACTCGCTCCCGCAGGCTATCCAGCGGCTCGGGCTGGGTCTCTTCTCCGGCGAGATCGGCGTTCACATGGACGAGCCGTCGACGCTGTTCTCCCGTGAGCAGCTGCGGGCGATGTTTTCACGATCGTGA
- the rdfA gene encoding rod-determining factor RdfA, with translation MGSHEPRTDGGKSRSKVAQVIEAYDLDGVGDELEQRWLATGEDGMSLRELADHFNRIVLEAAIERSEMSVLDVDIDRLYEQLTGDDVSGGVRTRTQRRLERNGIDVESVTGNFVTHQTIHTYLREYRDVEQPEPTPQQRRESALERIQKLQNRSAAVTQDAIEGLQRAELVPEGDVDVVVDIQVIYTDTGEQFDIFDLIEGDSE, from the coding sequence ATGGGCAGCCATGAACCCAGAACAGATGGGGGCAAATCGCGGAGCAAAGTTGCACAGGTGATCGAAGCGTACGACCTCGACGGCGTCGGAGACGAACTGGAGCAACGGTGGTTGGCGACGGGCGAGGACGGTATGAGTCTGCGAGAGCTGGCGGATCATTTTAACCGAATAGTCCTCGAAGCGGCTATCGAACGGAGTGAGATGAGCGTTCTCGATGTCGACATCGATCGACTCTACGAGCAGTTGACCGGCGATGACGTGAGCGGCGGCGTCCGGACGCGCACCCAGCGCCGGCTCGAGCGGAACGGCATTGACGTCGAGTCAGTGACCGGGAATTTCGTCACTCACCAGACGATCCATACCTATCTCCGCGAGTACCGCGACGTCGAACAGCCAGAACCGACGCCCCAACAGCGCCGTGAATCAGCACTTGAACGCATTCAGAAACTCCAGAACCGGTCGGCGGCTGTCACCCAGGACGCCATCGAGGGACTTCAGCGGGCTGAGCTAGTTCCGGAGGGTGACGTCGATGTCGTCGTAGATATCCAGGTCATCTACACCGACACCGGCGAGCAGTTCGACATCTTCGATCTTATCGAGGGCGACAGTGAGTGA